The genomic interval TCTCCACGCTTGGGATTGGAGGCACATCGACACCCAGGCCTGGCGAACGGCCTTCGTGTACAGACCGAAGACACAGGGCGACGACGAATCTGCCGCGGAGCTTGTCGAGCATGAGATCCCGTCAGTGCTCCAGGTCCCCCTCAAAGCCTGGTGGGAGCGTCAGGGGCGCCCGACCAGCGGCCCGGTCTTCCCGATCATGGCAGGTCCAAGGGCAGGGGAGCGGCAGGGCAAGCGTAGCCACGTTAGGGAGTTCCGTGCCGCGCTCTGGGTCGCCGATGTGCATCGGCCGCTGCCAGGGTTCGACGAGGCCATGGAGGAGCTTCGCCGCGCGGAAGCTGCGGTGGAGCCGGCCAAGGACGAGGGCCGGCAGGCCTGGTGGGCGGCTCAGCGGGCTCGGCGAGAGGCCGAGCAGCGGGCCAAGGCTCTGGACGCTCTCCAAACCGACACGGCCAAGACGCGAGCCGCCGACATCCACGGGCTGAGGCGCGAGTATGCGACGGCGTTGGCTGCGGCAGGCACCAACGTCTACGAAGCGATGGCACTGGCCGGGCACAGCGACCCGCGTACACATGCTCGTTACGTGAAACTCACTGGGCGCGGCGCGCTCAAGACGCCGAAAGCGGCACTACCCAAACTCGACGGACAAGCCCGGAGCCGATGCACTGCCAGAGCGGGGCCAATTGTCAGCAGCAGTGTCTTTTGGAACCGGATCCGGATGCCTTCAATCACGGATCCAGCTTTTTTCTCAGTGACCCCAGCGGGACTCGAACCCGCGTTACCGGCGTGAGAGACGCCGGGTCGGGACGCCTGGAAACGTCAGCCGTCATCAAACCGCATCCAGCGTCCGGCCTGAGCAACCCTGATGACCCCTGCGGAGCCTCGAGATCCACTTGCGAGATCCACCGCAAAGCGAACGAATGTCACCGGCTTGCTGCGCCGATAGCTCGCCTGCCGCAGTCGGAGCGCGCCGAGCTGCTCGCGATGGTGCGAGAGATTCGAGCGGCGCTCCCGGCGGGCCTGAGCCGGCTCCGCGAACTCGT from Polyangiaceae bacterium carries:
- a CDS encoding tyrosine-type recombinase/integrase, which gives rise to MARKRTGTLIRNKSGWGARAFVAVGVVDGEIVRERRYFNLETDNKAIAKAKLEKLLREAEHGLPEPAATTETFEQAATRVVKRQGRQGMKTWRERLSRLRRLAFPELGSLPCKMIKPHQIRDVLDMVHEATQSRQSVVHLRDDLMTVFRDLHVDQLIASNPVKDFKLNRKKLRQDARRRQMPTDREFGRVMACDRVAQHVKVFALSSRTLGGMRTSDLHAWDWRHIDTQAWRTAFVYRPKTQGDDESAAELVEHEIPSVLQVPLKAWWERQGRPTSGPVFPIMAGPRAGERQGKRSHVREFRAALWVADVHRPLPGFDEAMEELRRAEAAVEPAKDEGRQAWWAAQRARREAEQRAKALDALQTDTAKTRAADIHGLRREYATALAAAGTNVYEAMALAGHSDPRTHARYVKLTGRGALKTPKAALPKLDGQARSRCTARAGPIVSSSVFWNRIRMPSITDPAFFSVTPAGLEPALPA